In Desulfovibrio inopinatus DSM 10711, the following are encoded in one genomic region:
- a CDS encoding ABC transporter substrate-binding protein: MKAWNVILLLAIIGLAVMLYKSMDPSPRHFRIGIIQFTSNNLETLDGFKAGMEQYGYIEGKNITYLFDGPVQYRKDIIPKLQIILAQKPDILFASTTPAAKMAKELTANSGIAVVFAPVNDPVSSGIIQNLQRPEGNVTGIRLAPSEGRRLMALCELVPSIKKVFVPYNPKDASAAASLRQLREAAPKLGVTIVAKPFTTKIHLATDTEYIPQGIDAIFMPREGLVMSHWVELNERAKSLRIPLSTPRFDQVEHGVLTGYGFVGADIGKQAARLAHLILAGTPVAKLPVETAQDSLFINLETAAAINLVVPVSFLRRAREIIRSTTP; encoded by the coding sequence ATGAAAGCATGGAATGTTATTCTTCTCTTGGCAATCATCGGCCTTGCTGTGATGTTGTATAAAAGCATGGACCCGTCTCCTCGCCATTTTCGCATTGGAATTATCCAATTTACAAGCAACAATCTTGAGACGTTGGACGGTTTCAAAGCCGGGATGGAACAATACGGGTATATTGAAGGGAAGAACATCACATATCTTTTTGATGGACCGGTTCAGTATCGAAAAGATATCATACCAAAGTTGCAGATTATTCTAGCGCAAAAGCCAGATATACTTTTTGCTTCCACCACCCCGGCGGCCAAGATGGCGAAAGAACTGACTGCGAACTCGGGAATTGCCGTTGTTTTTGCGCCGGTGAATGATCCTGTATCATCGGGAATTATACAAAATCTTCAGCGCCCTGAAGGGAATGTTACCGGTATTCGCCTCGCCCCAAGCGAAGGCCGACGTCTTATGGCCCTTTGTGAATTGGTCCCGAGCATCAAAAAGGTGTTTGTCCCGTATAACCCTAAAGATGCCAGCGCGGCAGCATCGTTGCGACAACTTCGGGAAGCGGCTCCGAAGCTTGGGGTCACCATTGTAGCCAAGCCATTCACGACCAAAATTCATCTTGCTACCGATACTGAATACATTCCTCAAGGAATCGACGCTATTTTTATGCCCCGTGAGGGGTTGGTCATGTCGCACTGGGTTGAACTGAATGAACGTGCAAAGAGTTTGCGCATTCCGTTGAGCACACCGCGATTCGATCAAGTTGAACATGGCGTGTTGACGGGGTACGGTTTTGTTGGTGCTGATATCGGGAAGCAGGCTGCCAGACTTGCTCATCTGATTCTGGCGGGAACTCCCGTTGCCAAACTTCCCGTCGAGACGGCACAGGACAGTCTTTTCATTAATCTTGAGACGGCTGCGGCCATCAATCTTGTCGTGCCGGTGTCGTTTCTTCGTCGTGCACGTGAAATTATACGCTCTACGACCCCTTAA
- a CDS encoding ATP-binding protein yields the protein MPRLRNLLTWWFFGLAGGPLLALGPVLGWFAYNETLSSTQSYVESRASYAAYQIEEFLMGTNHEIGAITRYQDFFSLSSSQQRDVLLEFLTTHPMVLEVILVDKHGKELFHLSNTAVYSKPRTTWLDRLEFLFPVTEKHSFFGDISVDKNTGEPLMKVSAPLFDVRSGAVRMVAVLTLRLKAIWNLIAELSKSPNERVFVMSNENYILAHPDPSLALSQRHVEFDSRGKVQTGSTASRVIAGVQPIQLSENQYLLAVAERDVLAAMTTFFHSILAYVVIVFGTFCVAVFGVYVARRKFVEPIERLTETALAIQNGHLDAQAEEQVCFETDALACTFNAMTSQLLSSMRNLKDEVNVRLAMEAALRKSQERFDMALGAVSDGLWDWNMETGDVYYSERYATMLGYQLDDIVPNVSFWKSSLHPEDVEEAIACLEAHIRDYKEYEVEFRMRTKAGNWKWLLARGRVVACLLSGEPARMVGTHVDIDERKRNQESIRILFERTSETVGPDFFESVATLICQWLDFNCVLVAAVDEVGKRLQAMVLSLDGKTTHDFALPFQGTPYADIISQGVFTVEEELRHVYPVDVLLAEARAESGLGLALSDSSGDTIGILWAVSDKPDAVPEWKLQTMRIVAGRAEAEMERLRYERILREAKEHAEAASEAKSAFLANMSHELRTPLSGALGMLQLLRISELNETQQGFVNTAITSCRALTNLLEDLLDLSKIEAGKMELSHEPFMVEAVFNLVHNTFSGTASRKHIDFSCSLSPDIPEILVGDAGRLRQILFNLVGNAIKFTEVGEVTVEVSTLKAPAGQIRLLFCIHDSGIGISDEKLPAVFMPFFQADNSFTRRYQGAGLGLAVVTRLVKLMGGNLALESEEGVGTTVYLSLIFGKWETEERKALTPHPEGTEASDSTEGHILLVEDEPVNRVALNSLLKALGHTVYVAAEGNQALEIMHSQPVELILMDIQMPVLDGVEATKKIRSSAHLGKKAHIPIIAMTAYAMPEDLEVFLEAGMDDRLTKPIDFDALKVMVETYLQKSRKL from the coding sequence ATGCCCCGATTGCGTAATCTTTTGACTTGGTGGTTCTTTGGTTTGGCTGGAGGTCCGCTGTTAGCGCTTGGCCCCGTTTTGGGTTGGTTCGCATACAATGAGACGCTTTCTTCGACGCAAAGTTATGTTGAAAGTCGTGCGTCGTATGCAGCCTACCAGATTGAAGAATTCCTTATGGGAACCAACCATGAAATAGGGGCTATTACACGGTATCAGGATTTTTTTTCTTTATCCTCCTCGCAACAACGTGATGTATTGCTCGAGTTTTTGACCACACACCCCATGGTATTGGAGGTCATTCTCGTCGACAAGCATGGAAAAGAGCTTTTCCATTTGTCGAATACTGCGGTGTATTCCAAACCCAGGACAACATGGCTCGACAGGCTTGAGTTCTTGTTTCCTGTAACGGAGAAACATTCTTTTTTTGGGGATATTTCTGTTGATAAAAATACGGGAGAGCCGCTGATGAAAGTTAGCGCCCCGTTGTTCGACGTGCGATCGGGGGCGGTACGCATGGTGGCGGTGTTGACATTACGCTTGAAAGCTATCTGGAATCTCATTGCCGAGCTGAGCAAGTCACCCAATGAGCGTGTTTTCGTCATGAGTAACGAAAACTATATTTTGGCACATCCTGACCCATCCCTTGCTCTTTCACAGCGACATGTTGAGTTCGATTCCAGAGGGAAAGTACAAACTGGGTCCACCGCCTCTCGCGTCATTGCTGGAGTGCAACCGATTCAATTGAGTGAAAATCAATACTTACTGGCTGTTGCAGAACGGGATGTCTTGGCTGCAATGACGACGTTTTTTCATAGTATTCTTGCCTATGTCGTGATTGTTTTTGGAACATTTTGCGTTGCTGTTTTCGGTGTTTATGTGGCCCGACGAAAGTTTGTGGAGCCTATTGAGCGTCTGACGGAAACGGCCCTGGCAATCCAAAATGGTCATCTTGACGCGCAGGCAGAAGAACAAGTGTGTTTTGAAACTGATGCGTTGGCGTGCACATTCAACGCTATGACCAGTCAACTCCTTTCCTCGATGCGCAATCTGAAAGATGAAGTCAACGTGCGGCTGGCGATGGAGGCAGCTCTCCGGAAGAGTCAGGAACGTTTTGATATGGCACTGGGTGCGGTAAGTGATGGATTGTGGGATTGGAACATGGAAACCGGGGACGTGTATTACAGTGAGCGATATGCCACGATGCTTGGATATCAACTTGACGATATTGTTCCTAACGTGAGTTTTTGGAAAAGTTCGCTCCACCCCGAAGATGTCGAAGAAGCCATTGCTTGTCTGGAAGCACATATTCGCGATTATAAAGAATATGAAGTTGAGTTTCGAATGCGTACCAAGGCAGGGAATTGGAAATGGCTTCTAGCTCGGGGAAGGGTTGTCGCATGTTTGCTTTCGGGAGAGCCTGCCCGAATGGTTGGAACACATGTTGATATTGACGAGAGAAAACGCAACCAGGAAAGTATTCGCATTCTTTTCGAAAGAACCTCGGAGACTGTTGGCCCGGATTTCTTCGAGAGTGTCGCCACTTTAATTTGCCAATGGCTTGATTTTAACTGTGTTCTTGTTGCGGCAGTGGACGAGGTCGGCAAAAGGCTGCAAGCGATGGTTTTGTCGCTTGATGGCAAGACGACGCACGACTTTGCTCTTCCCTTTCAAGGGACACCGTATGCCGACATCATAAGTCAAGGTGTTTTCACTGTTGAAGAGGAATTACGTCATGTTTATCCCGTTGATGTGCTCTTGGCAGAAGCACGAGCAGAATCGGGGCTCGGTCTGGCCTTATCTGATAGTAGCGGTGATACAATAGGGATTTTATGGGCTGTTTCAGACAAACCTGACGCAGTTCCCGAATGGAAACTTCAAACGATGCGTATCGTGGCCGGCCGTGCCGAAGCAGAAATGGAACGCTTGCGTTATGAACGTATTCTGCGTGAGGCAAAAGAGCACGCCGAGGCGGCAAGTGAAGCGAAATCGGCATTTTTGGCCAATATGAGCCACGAATTACGGACACCTCTCAGTGGGGCTCTCGGTATGCTTCAATTGCTACGCATATCGGAGCTCAATGAGACGCAGCAGGGTTTTGTGAATACTGCGATTACGTCGTGTCGTGCATTGACCAACCTGTTGGAAGACCTGCTTGATCTTTCTAAGATTGAGGCGGGGAAAATGGAATTGAGCCATGAACCGTTTATGGTGGAGGCTGTTTTCAATCTTGTTCACAATACTTTTTCCGGTACAGCCAGCCGTAAACATATTGATTTTTCTTGTTCGTTATCTCCCGACATTCCTGAAATTCTTGTGGGTGATGCCGGCCGATTACGTCAAATTTTGTTTAACCTTGTGGGCAACGCAATTAAGTTTACAGAAGTGGGTGAGGTTACTGTCGAGGTGTCGACTCTTAAGGCTCCCGCAGGCCAAATTCGTTTGCTGTTTTGTATTCATGACTCTGGCATAGGGATTTCCGATGAAAAATTACCGGCGGTATTCATGCCGTTTTTTCAGGCAGATAACTCCTTCACGCGACGGTATCAGGGGGCTGGCCTCGGCTTGGCCGTTGTGACCCGCCTTGTCAAGTTGATGGGAGGAAACCTTGCCCTGGAGAGTGAAGAAGGGGTCGGAACGACGGTTTATCTTTCTTTGATTTTTGGCAAATGGGAGACGGAAGAGCGCAAAGCTCTTACCCCCCATCCAGAGGGAACAGAAGCGTCAGATTCGACTGAGGGGCATATTCTTCTTGTCGAAGACGAACCCGTGAACCGTGTCGCCTTGAACAGTTTGCTCAAAGCTCTGGGACACACGGTCTATGTTGCCGCAGAGGGGAATCAGGCACTTGAGATCATGCACTCTCAGCCGGTGGAACTGATTCTTATGGATATTCAAATGCCCGTTCTGGATGGTGTAGAAGCAACGAAAAAGATTCGTTCCTCCGCCCATTTAGGGAAAAAAGCACATATTCCCATTATCGCGATGACCGCCTACGCCATGCCCGAAGATCTCGAAGTTTTTCTGGAAGCCGGGATGGATGATCGTTTGACGAAACCGATTGACTTTGATGCGCTGAAAGTGATGGTGGAAACATATCTCCAGAAGTCGAGAAAGTTATAA
- a CDS encoding substrate-binding domain-containing protein: protein MRRYVFIMLMVCGLIFAAIPARAETLRIGCLRLDQLAINAAGQAFAEQHTDVTANVIPLPFDQLVQQASSGKLDVAILDRRILVPPFKDMGLETTPIAMEGFAFVVHPANPIDELSKQDLISIYAGDILNWKGVGGHDMLIHRYRIDAPEAPYPSAFILLSNNHGYTRHMVFKNHPALAALSLGYLDGTVKPLKIDGVSPSMQTILTGDYPGLRVLLAARMAKAPQDAVNFIEFLKASQGASVLGEYGLIPLPEGSPIPTRASGFAFNIFRQPSQAPTEKTHKE, encoded by the coding sequence ATGCGCAGATATGTATTTATAATGTTGATGGTGTGCGGCCTGATATTCGCAGCCATTCCGGCACGGGCGGAAACTCTTCGCATCGGCTGTCTTCGTTTAGATCAGTTGGCGATAAATGCTGCTGGGCAGGCATTTGCCGAACAGCATACGGATGTGACAGCAAATGTCATCCCCCTGCCATTCGATCAGTTGGTTCAACAGGCATCTTCTGGGAAACTGGATGTTGCGATTTTGGATCGCCGTATTCTTGTTCCTCCATTCAAAGATATGGGGTTGGAAACAACACCGATTGCTATGGAAGGTTTCGCCTTCGTCGTGCACCCAGCGAACCCCATTGATGAACTGAGCAAGCAGGATCTGATTTCCATTTATGCCGGCGATATTCTCAACTGGAAGGGTGTCGGCGGCCACGACATGCTCATCCATCGCTACCGGATTGACGCGCCTGAAGCACCGTATCCATCTGCATTCATTTTACTTTCGAATAACCATGGCTATACTCGACATATGGTTTTCAAAAATCACCCTGCTTTAGCCGCTCTGAGTCTCGGCTACCTTGATGGGACGGTTAAACCTTTAAAAATTGATGGCGTCTCTCCATCAATGCAAACGATTCTTACGGGAGACTATCCAGGATTACGGGTTCTTCTGGCTGCACGTATGGCTAAAGCACCTCAGGATGCCGTAAATTTCATCGAATTCCTCAAAGCCTCGCAGGGAGCGAGCGTTCTGGGTGAATACGGCCTGATTCCGCTTCCCGAAGGTTCTCCTATTCCGACGAGAGCAAGCGGATTCGCCTTCAACATATTCCGACAACCTTCCCAAGCTCCCACGGAGAAGACTCACAAGGAATAA
- a CDS encoding metal ABC transporter substrate-binding protein, translating to MIRIVVLIVGVALCQSVSVYAADDCLVVTSTTQTADFARQVAGDDCRVKSILAPGADPHTYMPTPADAALVREADLCLQNGLNLEGNNWMGKLAHDAGKPVVILTTGIAPLETQYEGHAILDPHAWFSPQNAAVYVKNARDALVELDPEKASNFKARANLYLRELRVLDGWMKAEFNSIPPRRRILVTSHDAFNYFCRAFFFNPQNNYLSLAPVGWSTGSEVGAGMTPARRAQVVSSIQASGAPAIFVETSVNPKLIREIAREAGVAIGGKLYSDSMGNVDSAGETYIGMMRENTLTIVNALRKDDR from the coding sequence ATGATTCGGATTGTCGTCCTGATTGTTGGCGTTGCGCTGTGTCAGAGCGTTTCCGTTTACGCAGCCGACGATTGTTTGGTCGTGACCTCCACGACGCAGACCGCCGATTTTGCCCGTCAAGTTGCGGGTGATGATTGTCGTGTCAAAAGTATCCTTGCTCCTGGCGCTGATCCACATACTTACATGCCCACTCCGGCCGATGCCGCACTGGTTCGTGAAGCCGATCTTTGCCTTCAAAACGGACTGAATTTAGAGGGGAACAATTGGATGGGCAAACTTGCCCATGATGCTGGAAAGCCTGTCGTCATCCTGACAACCGGTATCGCTCCCCTGGAAACGCAATATGAAGGCCACGCCATTCTTGACCCACACGCGTGGTTTTCTCCACAAAATGCAGCCGTGTATGTAAAAAATGCACGCGATGCGCTCGTTGAACTCGATCCCGAAAAAGCTTCGAATTTCAAAGCTCGCGCAAATCTCTATTTGCGTGAATTGCGTGTTCTTGATGGATGGATGAAAGCCGAGTTCAACTCGATTCCTCCTCGCCGGCGTATTCTTGTTACCAGCCATGATGCATTCAATTATTTTTGTCGCGCGTTTTTCTTTAATCCTCAAAATAATTATCTCAGTCTTGCCCCGGTCGGGTGGTCAACGGGGTCGGAAGTGGGAGCTGGTATGACTCCGGCTCGACGTGCACAAGTGGTTTCGTCCATACAAGCATCGGGAGCGCCGGCCATATTTGTGGAAACATCGGTGAATCCTAAATTGATTCGTGAAATTGCTAGAGAAGCGGGTGTCGCTATTGGCGGAAAGCTGTATTCCGACTCAATGGGGAATGTCGACTCGGCTGGTGAAACCTACATTGGCATGATGCGGGAAAACACGTTGACGATCGTCAATGCTCTTCGCAAGGACGACCGGTAG
- a CDS encoding metal ABC transporter ATP-binding protein, with protein MTRNATQSAVSIHDLTVGYGPTPVLRDISAEIPRGVAVGVIGPNGGGKSTLLKAVLGFIRPDKGNVSIFGRRLSQVRGKIAYVPQSGDIDWDFPVTVREVAMMGRYGTLPFYREPGGKDRRLVDEALSAVRMDDYQNRQIGRLSGGQRQRVFLARALVQEAEILLLDEPFAGVDVATERAILDVLTQEKAKGRTIVVVHHDLNTAGEYFDRLMLVKNCLYAYGPTRAVLQKELLREVYEGDVRFGCDGYDILINEGRLFPEKR; from the coding sequence ATGACGCGTAACGCCACGCAATCGGCCGTTTCCATCCATGACTTAACGGTGGGGTATGGACCGACACCGGTTTTACGCGACATCTCGGCGGAGATTCCACGCGGTGTGGCTGTCGGCGTCATTGGGCCAAATGGTGGTGGAAAATCGACGTTGTTGAAAGCTGTGCTTGGCTTTATCCGGCCGGATAAGGGAAATGTGTCTATTTTTGGACGTCGCCTCAGCCAGGTTCGAGGAAAAATTGCGTATGTTCCGCAATCCGGGGACATTGATTGGGACTTTCCTGTCACCGTACGTGAAGTCGCCATGATGGGGCGTTATGGGACATTACCGTTTTATCGGGAACCAGGAGGTAAGGACCGGCGTCTTGTTGACGAGGCGCTTTCAGCCGTCCGTATGGATGACTACCAAAATCGACAGATTGGGCGACTGTCCGGCGGTCAACGCCAACGAGTGTTTTTAGCGCGTGCCCTTGTGCAGGAAGCCGAGATTCTGTTGCTTGATGAACCTTTTGCCGGTGTCGATGTCGCAACGGAACGTGCCATCCTTGATGTTTTGACCCAGGAAAAGGCCAAAGGACGGACTATCGTGGTCGTCCATCACGATTTGAACACGGCGGGCGAGTATTTTGACCGTCTTATGCTTGTGAAAAATTGCCTGTATGCCTATGGCCCCACACGCGCAGTCTTGCAGAAAGAACTTCTCCGCGAAGTGTATGAAGGCGATGTTCGTTTTGGCTGCGATGGATACGATATTTTGATAAACGAAGGTCGCCTTTTTCCCGAAAAGCGATAA
- a CDS encoding metal ABC transporter permease — protein sequence MSFIHFFLDPLGHTFFLKSMLGGCLVAVVCGVIGCLVVLRRMAFLGDALSHAMIAGVAGGYLFMKLLFGIEAYAPAMLIGSLLAAGLTVALIGFVSRVSRIKEDTSIGIMYTGVFAAGVVFVSIFRESIHIDLMHFIMGDVLAISDADLWASAITCALVLGIVSLFFRHFQLTSFDPVMAMAIGMPVMLLDYLLTGCVSLVVVSAVTMVGVILVVGLLITPAATAYLLCDRLSRMMVLSAFFGITSVVGGLYASIALDSSGGGAVMLVSTLQFLLVLTLAPRHGMLAKRLALRRLIPEPLAEKTLLALFESGSPVNTADVQSRLHEGDDAAKALAFLLNEGAVEKVGQSYALTAQGKRRAENIHKSRDTQLRFRESLAGIE from the coding sequence ATGTCCTTCATTCATTTTTTTCTTGATCCCCTCGGTCACACATTTTTTCTTAAATCCATGCTGGGCGGGTGTCTGGTGGCCGTGGTCTGCGGGGTTATCGGATGCCTGGTTGTTTTGCGGAGAATGGCTTTTCTTGGTGATGCTTTGTCGCATGCCATGATTGCCGGTGTGGCTGGTGGCTATCTTTTTATGAAACTTTTGTTCGGCATTGAAGCATATGCTCCGGCCATGCTTATCGGATCGCTCCTTGCGGCGGGATTGACCGTTGCGCTGATAGGCTTTGTTTCACGGGTTTCTCGTATCAAGGAAGATACTTCTATTGGCATCATGTATACGGGAGTGTTCGCGGCTGGCGTTGTTTTTGTCTCCATTTTTCGCGAATCCATTCACATTGACCTGATGCACTTCATCATGGGGGATGTCCTGGCCATTTCGGATGCGGATTTGTGGGCTTCGGCCATAACGTGCGCCCTTGTTCTTGGTATCGTCAGCCTGTTTTTCCGGCATTTTCAATTGACGAGTTTTGATCCTGTGATGGCCATGGCGATTGGTATGCCTGTCATGTTGCTCGATTATCTTCTGACGGGTTGTGTTTCCTTGGTGGTTGTGAGTGCCGTGACCATGGTGGGAGTTATTCTTGTGGTCGGGTTACTCATTACACCAGCGGCAACAGCCTATCTGCTATGTGACCGATTGAGCCGTATGATGGTTTTATCGGCGTTTTTTGGCATCACGAGCGTAGTAGGTGGACTGTATGCCAGCATTGCGTTGGACTCTTCCGGCGGCGGCGCTGTCATGCTTGTTTCTACCTTACAGTTTCTTCTTGTGCTGACGCTGGCCCCCCGGCACGGCATGTTGGCCAAACGATTGGCTTTGCGCCGTCTCATTCCTGAACCCTTGGCTGAAAAGACGTTGTTGGCCTTGTTTGAAAGCGGTTCGCCCGTAAATACGGCAGACGTGCAATCTCGCTTACATGAAGGAGACGATGCGGCGAAGGCGTTGGCTTTTCTACTGAATGAGGGGGCCGTTGAGAAAGTCGGACAATCCTATGCGTTGACCGCACAGGGGAAGCGGCGAGCCGAAAATATTCACAAATCTCGTGATACCCAACTGCGATTCCGTGAAAGTTTAGCTGGCATTGAATAG
- a CDS encoding response regulator transcription factor has protein sequence MSTVSACDFVGKKGRVRFWPSSMGGAEDGASHLQQWIKAMSHRILLLDNDLLVLDNLASQLDEDGYTVFEAHNTEMALAFMELEKVDLVVVDLGQAGMNGVDFIHKVRAMWPAVRFFVYSDRPAANFSRNITTLPGVRTTTVPKNMSSFENMSVEIRQLLDEA, from the coding sequence ATGTCCACTGTCTCAGCGTGTGACTTTGTAGGGAAAAAAGGACGGGTACGATTTTGGCCATCTTCGATGGGGGGGGCGGAAGATGGCGCAAGCCACCTGCAACAATGGATAAAAGCTATGTCACACCGAATTCTTCTGCTCGACAATGACCTTTTGGTCTTGGATAATCTGGCATCGCAGCTCGATGAAGATGGCTACACGGTCTTTGAAGCGCATAATACGGAGATGGCGTTGGCGTTTATGGAGCTGGAAAAAGTCGATCTCGTCGTCGTCGATCTTGGACAGGCTGGAATGAACGGAGTAGACTTTATCCACAAGGTGCGCGCTATGTGGCCAGCCGTACGTTTTTTTGTGTATTCGGATCGACCGGCGGCGAATTTTTCGCGCAATATCACCACCCTGCCTGGAGTACGGACGACCACGGTCCCCAAAAATATGTCATCATTTGAGAACATGTCGGTAGAAATTCGTCAACTTTTGGATGAAGCCTAA
- a CDS encoding glycosyltransferase family 2 protein encodes MMNGKKVVVVMPAYNAEATLEMTYAEIPKDIVDDIILVDDNSRDNTIEHARELGIRCFLHAQNWGYGRNQKTCYHEALKLGADVVVMLHPDYQYTPKLIPAMANLITSGYYDAVVASRILGGQALEGGMPMYKYISNRFLTASQNLLMSGKLSEYHSGYRAFSRDVLEKLPLWENSDDFVFDNQMLAQTLFFGFNIGEVSCPTKYFEEASSINFKRSCQYGLGVLKTSMEFRLQKWGLKQYEIFNPEGRKLSDHNQEYYSDQSMTCSS; translated from the coding sequence ATGATGAACGGCAAAAAGGTGGTTGTTGTCATGCCGGCGTATAACGCCGAAGCCACCCTCGAAATGACCTATGCCGAAATTCCAAAGGATATCGTCGACGACATCATTCTGGTTGATGACAACAGCCGGGATAATACCATTGAGCATGCTCGAGAACTCGGCATTCGCTGTTTCTTGCACGCCCAAAACTGGGGATACGGACGCAACCAGAAAACCTGCTACCACGAAGCCCTCAAACTCGGGGCTGATGTCGTGGTCATGCTCCATCCCGATTATCAATACACGCCGAAGCTCATTCCGGCTATGGCGAACCTGATTACGTCCGGGTACTACGACGCTGTTGTTGCCTCCCGTATTCTCGGCGGTCAGGCACTGGAAGGCGGTATGCCGATGTACAAGTACATCTCGAACCGCTTTCTCACCGCTTCGCAAAACCTGCTCATGAGCGGCAAACTCTCGGAATACCATTCGGGATACCGTGCATTTTCTCGCGACGTGCTTGAAAAGCTTCCGCTGTGGGAAAATTCCGACGATTTCGTGTTTGACAATCAGATGCTCGCCCAAACCCTCTTTTTTGGGTTTAATATCGGCGAAGTGTCTTGTCCCACCAAATATTTCGAAGAAGCTTCATCCATCAATTTCAAGCGGAGCTGCCAATATGGTCTGGGCGTGCTCAAAACATCCATGGAATTTCGGCTTCAGAAATGGGGTTTGAAGCAATATGAAATTTTCAATCCCGAAGGACGCAAACTTTCGGATCATAATCAGGAATACTACTCTGATCAATCCATGACCTGCTCATCATAA
- a CDS encoding ArnT family glycosyltransferase, whose protein sequence is MKTTPTYSGVAMPRAGQSRSFDPVLFAIAALAAFLMFYNLGHRPLWQDEAETAALAVNALEQGVPTVFDGVNIISQEERREFNTDDYVWRWSPWIQIYMSAAGIALGGKNAFANRMLFALCGFFCVLLTYYLIQRHFGDRNWARLSALMLTLSVPFLLFARQGRYYSLGTLLVLCVLFAFLSNWQKRWFPVAIMAVALGLLFHANYLLLLSFAPPLLVAAMIVYWHDLNWKRILIVFLGASCLVIPGILLYRVGRQSGMFNVLLVPENAMLYFADLVMFMIPFPIAIALLWRWRKTLLLKLPTDPAERFTLFCALIILGNLIILAIFPQRFHRYLVHLYPLCAFILAWICTRLWSFERFSAVVLTVLLLFTNWVYLLPMEKLKIINRPWQNDMRMLTSVNFPLKLYLTELTCGYPDVNAQLAKFFNDNAKPWQTILAEYGDLPLQFYTPFRVIGGLQGAIPANESPDWVVRRRIVRVNRDRVLFGARAFSNTLDLAHDYELVKTAIADDEFGNRADPAYHVFLPLEDPMATIEIYRKKDEVNQ, encoded by the coding sequence ATGAAGACAACCCCTACATACTCTGGAGTCGCCATGCCTCGCGCCGGTCAATCCCGTTCGTTCGATCCGGTTTTGTTTGCCATTGCCGCGCTGGCCGCCTTCCTTATGTTTTACAACCTCGGTCATCGCCCATTGTGGCAGGATGAGGCCGAGACCGCCGCACTTGCCGTAAACGCCCTGGAACAGGGCGTTCCTACGGTATTTGACGGAGTGAATATCATTTCACAGGAAGAGCGACGAGAATTCAACACGGACGATTATGTTTGGCGCTGGTCGCCATGGATTCAAATCTACATGTCTGCTGCGGGCATTGCGCTTGGCGGAAAAAACGCCTTTGCCAACCGCATGCTCTTTGCTCTGTGTGGTTTTTTCTGCGTTTTGCTGACATACTACCTTATTCAGCGTCATTTCGGTGACCGAAACTGGGCGCGGCTCTCGGCACTGATGTTGACCTTGTCCGTGCCATTTTTGCTTTTTGCACGGCAAGGACGGTATTATAGTCTCGGAACGCTCCTGGTGCTGTGTGTGCTGTTCGCATTTTTATCGAATTGGCAAAAACGCTGGTTTCCTGTCGCCATCATGGCAGTTGCGCTGGGATTGCTTTTTCATGCGAACTACCTCTTGCTCTTGTCGTTCGCGCCCCCCCTCTTGGTTGCAGCCATGATTGTGTATTGGCACGATTTGAATTGGAAACGAATTCTCATCGTCTTTCTTGGTGCGTCGTGCCTCGTCATACCAGGTATTTTGCTGTATCGCGTCGGGCGGCAAAGCGGCATGTTCAATGTGTTGCTCGTGCCGGAAAACGCCATGCTGTATTTTGCCGACTTGGTCATGTTCATGATTCCGTTTCCTATCGCCATCGCGCTCCTCTGGCGTTGGCGCAAAACACTGCTCTTGAAACTTCCCACTGACCCGGCTGAACGTTTCACTCTGTTCTGTGCACTCATTATTTTGGGGAACCTGATTATACTGGCAATTTTTCCCCAGCGATTTCACCGCTATCTCGTCCATTTGTATCCGCTGTGCGCTTTTATTTTGGCCTGGATCTGTACCCGGCTCTGGTCATTCGAGCGGTTTTCGGCCGTCGTATTGACCGTGCTCCTGTTGTTCACGAACTGGGTCTATTTATTGCCGATGGAAAAGTTAAAAATTATTAACCGTCCCTGGCAAAACGATATGCGGATGCTGACGTCGGTGAATTTTCCTCTCAAATTGTACCTCACGGAATTAACTTGCGGTTATCCCGACGTGAATGCGCAACTTGCCAAATTTTTCAATGATAATGCGAAACCATGGCAAACGATTCTCGCCGAGTATGGTGATTTGCCGTTGCAATTTTACACCCCATTTCGTGTGATCGGCGGTTTACAAGGGGCTATTCCGGCAAATGAATCGCCTGATTGGGTCGTGCGCCGTCGTATTGTGCGCGTCAATCGGGATCGTGTATTATTTGGGGCGCGGGCGTTTTCGAACACACTGGATTTGGCGCATGATTACGAGTTGGTGAAAACGGCGATTGCTGATGACGAATTCGGCAACCGAGCTGACCCCGCGTATCATGTGTTTCTACCACTCGAAGACCCCATGGCGACGATTGAAATCTACCGCAAAAAGGATGAGGTCAATCAATGA